From one Halosimplex rubrum genomic stretch:
- the thiE gene encoding thiamine phosphate synthase, which translates to MTDWGVYLVTQESLSGDRTTRAVVEAAVAGGVDVVQLREKDRSARERYHLGRKLRTLTREAGVAFVVNDRVDLADAVDADGVHLGDDDLPVPVARDQLGPDALIGRSVSFVEDARRAERAGADYLGVGAVYATGSKDDIDDDEYEIGPERVGEIAAAVDIPVVGIGGVTADNAAPIVEAGADGVAVITAVTGADDPEAATRDLAGTVADARGD; encoded by the coding sequence GCAGGAGAGTCTCTCGGGGGACCGAACGACGCGAGCGGTCGTCGAGGCGGCCGTCGCCGGCGGGGTCGACGTCGTGCAACTGCGTGAGAAAGACCGGAGCGCCCGCGAGCGCTATCACCTCGGCCGGAAACTCCGGACGCTCACCCGCGAGGCGGGCGTCGCGTTCGTCGTCAACGACCGGGTCGACCTCGCCGACGCGGTCGACGCCGACGGGGTTCACCTCGGCGACGACGACCTGCCCGTCCCGGTCGCCCGCGACCAGCTGGGGCCCGACGCCCTGATCGGCCGGTCCGTGTCGTTCGTCGAGGACGCCCGTCGCGCCGAGCGGGCCGGCGCCGACTACCTCGGCGTCGGCGCCGTCTACGCCACGGGCTCGAAGGACGACATCGACGACGACGAGTACGAGATCGGCCCCGAGCGCGTCGGCGAGATCGCCGCGGCCGTCGATATCCCGGTCGTCGGGATCGGCGGCGTCACCGCCGACAACGCCGCGCCGATCGTCGAAGCGGGCGCCGACGGCGTCGCGGTCATCACCGCGGTCACCGGCGCCGACGACCCCGAAGCGGCGACCCGCGACCTCGCCGGGACCGTCGCCGACGCTCGCGGGGACTGA